One Aerococcus urinaeequi DNA segment encodes these proteins:
- a CDS encoding response regulator: MIKVLLVDDHEMVRLGVSTYLSTQSDLEIVGEAKDGLEGKKMALSLQPDIILMDLVMDNMDGIQATQEILAEWPKANILIVTSFIDDEKVYPAMQAGAKGYILKTSSASEIASAIRRTYAGESVIAPTVNEKLIAHEVEANRHHLHDDLTTREREVLQLIAAGKSNQEIADDLFITLKTVKTHVSNILSKLGVEDRTQATIYAFQNQLVN; encoded by the coding sequence ATGATTAAAGTATTGTTAGTAGATGACCATGAAATGGTCAGATTAGGCGTTTCTACCTACCTATCTACCCAATCAGACCTAGAGATAGTAGGGGAAGCTAAGGACGGATTAGAGGGTAAGAAAATGGCCTTATCACTGCAACCAGATATCATTTTAATGGATTTAGTCATGGATAATATGGACGGGATCCAAGCAACACAAGAAATCTTAGCTGAATGGCCAAAAGCCAATATTTTAATTGTCACTTCTTTTATCGATGATGAAAAGGTATATCCTGCCATGCAAGCTGGGGCTAAAGGCTACATTTTAAAAACATCTTCTGCAAGCGAAATTGCGTCAGCGATTCGCCGGACCTATGCGGGGGAATCAGTCATTGCACCAACAGTCAATGAAAAGCTGATTGCCCATGAAGTAGAAGCTAACCGACATCACCTACATGATGATTTAACTACTCGTGAACGGGAAGTCTTGCAGTTGATTGCTGCTGGTAAATCCAACCAGGAAATTGCCGATGACTTATTTATCACCTTAAAAACGGTAAAAACCCATGTATCGAATATATTATCTAAATTAGGGGTTGAAGACCGGACACAAGCAACGATTTATGCCTTCCAAAATCAATTAGTTAATTAG
- a CDS encoding YhgE/Pip domain-containing protein — MIIILLGIAFIPSLYTVIFLSSMWDPYGKLANLPVAVVNEDKAVQYNDENLAIGDNLVGELENSDEMDFEFVSKSDAEAGLKDGDYYMVITIPENFSENATSLLEDEPKQMTLNYETSAGHSYIASKLTSSAANTIKDSVSSEVTKIYAETIFAQLQTVADKMQDAADGGSQIKDGVEEAADGNATITENLNTLASSSLIFADGADSLDVGLNTYIDGVSQVNEGATALNEGTSQLTDSMPALTSGVSQLTSGAGDLADGSATLSAGLTTLSDNTVTLADGANSLNDGMVQLAEGSQALTDGLSQLNASLTSEDQAAKITALQTGLDQMKSGLDNLDSSLQNSSLAGDLSDVTAQLETLSTAMADVQTQLTSIVAVSDPTSNTEAVLTAIEASGAALTPEQEAAVSTAVANQFTTVATTQAGSVQTISTDLSSLSSLQDVDVTAIGSQIANLQASVHQLTEGYDALYDGTNTLIDGVNQVASSSDTLLAGAQTLDAGIDQAQSGATALASGMSQLNDGTQELNAGGLSLTDGSNQLSEGLNTLNSQTGTLADGAIQLQAGTQALADGTGQLVANSGQLTDGTSQLADGAGQIADGADQLANGSQTLGDGLGTIADGTSELSTQLANGSQTLNEVDATDNTYDMMAEPVDTNQTETAPIPNNGTGMAPYMMSVALFIGAITLNLMFDSYTPKGRPKNGISWWASKFSVLAVVGILQSLIMVFLLHTVNGLETFSMSKTLLVTIITALTSISIVMLFNLLFDKIGSFIMLIFLILQLSGSGGTYPIQLSNPFFEAIHPYLPITYSVDAYRQLFGIGGSIRTDVFVLTSILIVFTLLIILFYTIKYKKLKANDFKTQAAV, encoded by the coding sequence ATGATCATTATTTTACTAGGGATAGCTTTTATTCCTTCGTTATACACAGTAATTTTTTTGAGTTCTATGTGGGATCCATATGGAAAACTTGCGAATTTACCAGTAGCCGTTGTGAATGAAGACAAGGCAGTTCAATATAATGATGAAAACTTAGCAATAGGGGATAATTTAGTGGGTGAGTTGGAAAATTCAGATGAAATGGATTTTGAATTTGTGTCAAAATCAGATGCTGAGGCTGGATTAAAAGATGGTGATTACTATATGGTCATCACCATTCCCGAAAATTTCTCAGAAAACGCCACGAGTTTACTTGAAGATGAACCCAAACAAATGACCTTAAATTATGAAACCAGCGCGGGACATTCTTATATTGCCTCCAAGCTAACCTCTTCTGCAGCTAATACGATTAAGGATTCGGTATCTAGCGAAGTGACTAAAATATACGCGGAAACAATTTTTGCACAATTACAAACTGTGGCAGATAAAATGCAAGATGCTGCGGATGGTGGTAGTCAAATTAAAGACGGTGTAGAAGAAGCTGCAGATGGAAATGCTACAATAACAGAAAATTTAAACACTTTAGCATCATCAAGTCTAATTTTTGCTGATGGGGCAGATAGCTTAGATGTTGGTTTAAACACATATATTGATGGTGTCAGTCAAGTAAACGAAGGTGCTACGGCTTTAAACGAAGGTACCAGTCAATTAACAGATAGTATGCCTGCCTTGACATCGGGCGTAAGTCAATTGACTAGCGGTGCAGGCGATTTAGCTGATGGTAGTGCTACTCTAAGTGCTGGGTTAACTACTTTGTCTGATAATACAGTGACATTAGCAGATGGCGCTAATAGTTTGAACGATGGCATGGTGCAATTAGCTGAAGGGAGTCAGGCTTTAACAGATGGCTTATCACAATTAAATGCGAGTCTAACAAGCGAAGACCAGGCTGCGAAAATAACAGCTTTACAAACCGGATTAGATCAAATGAAATCAGGTTTAGATAATTTAGATAGTAGTTTACAGAATTCAAGTTTAGCTGGAGACTTATCAGATGTTACTGCCCAATTAGAGACATTATCGACTGCAATGGCAGATGTGCAAACACAATTGACCAGTATTGTAGCAGTTAGCGACCCAACTAGTAATACAGAAGCTGTTTTAACAGCAATTGAAGCAAGCGGGGCTGCATTAACGCCTGAACAAGAGGCTGCAGTTAGTACGGCTGTTGCAAACCAATTTACGACAGTGGCCACTACTCAAGCGGGCTCAGTTCAAACGATTTCTACTGATTTATCGTCTCTATCTAGTTTGCAAGACGTTGATGTCACGGCAATTGGTAGCCAGATTGCTAATTTACAAGCAAGTGTTCATCAATTAACTGAAGGGTATGATGCTTTATATGATGGTACCAATACCTTAATTGATGGCGTTAACCAAGTGGCATCTAGTAGCGATACCTTATTAGCGGGCGCACAGACACTGGATGCTGGAATAGATCAAGCACAAAGTGGTGCTACTGCATTAGCTTCAGGTATGAGTCAACTGAATGACGGTACCCAAGAATTGAATGCGGGTGGTTTATCACTAACAGATGGTTCTAATCAATTGAGTGAAGGTCTAAATACATTGAATAGCCAAACAGGCACTTTGGCTGATGGCGCCATTCAATTGCAAGCAGGTACACAAGCCTTGGCTGATGGTACTGGCCAACTAGTTGCTAATAGTGGTCAATTAACTGATGGTACTAGCCAACTTGCAGATGGTGCAGGGCAAATTGCAGATGGGGCAGATCAATTGGCGAATGGTTCACAAACATTAGGTGACGGCCTAGGCACAATCGCTGATGGTACATCTGAATTAAGTACACAGTTAGCGAATGGTAGTCAAACGCTGAACGAAGTTGATGCAACTGACAATACGTATGACATGATGGCAGAACCAGTCGACACTAATCAAACTGAAACCGCACCAATTCCAAATAATGGTACAGGGATGGCGCCATATATGATGTCTGTTGCTTTATTCATCGGTGCAATTACCTTAAATCTAATGTTCGATAGTTATACACCTAAAGGTCGCCCTAAAAATGGCATCAGCTGGTGGGCAAGTAAATTCTCTGTGTTGGCAGTGGTTGGTATTTTACAATCCTTGATTATGGTATTTCTATTACATACAGTGAATGGTTTAGAAACATTTTCTATGAGTAAAACATTACTCGTAACGATAATAACGGCCTTAACTTCAATTTCGATTGTCATGTTATTTAATTTATTGTTTGATAAAATTGGCTCTTTCATAATGTTAATTTTCTTGATTTTACAACTGTCAGGTTCAGGTGGTACCTATCCAATTCAATTGTCAAATCCATTCTTTGAAGCGATCCATCCCTACCTACCAATTACTTATTCTGTAGATGCCTACAGACAATTATTCGGTATAGGTGGTAGCATACGCACTGATGTATTTGTTTTAACGTCAATTCTGATTGTGTTCACGCTTTTAATCATTCTCTTCTACACTATAAAGTACAAGAAATTGAAAGCAAATGACTTTAAGACGCAAGCAGCAGTGTAG
- a CDS encoding sensor histidine kinase gives MRGRRFLTIFIVLWLSLLTVSLGTYIFLILAPNTMNVDGSYLEFARLVLPFMYLLVIDIVISLIATLILYFFLYKDENKLTAKLTALAARKYDSPIFQETEMGVYAGQQIGEKIERLRAMLQNMEMALQAKTVADEANSEMNRNQLVKEERQRIARELHDSVSQQLFAMTMILSAIQEQADNMDPVNRQLIDKVADMVDQAQAEMRSLLLHLRPISLTNQSLAEGIEQLFRELETKVKINFEATVTDVQLLPEVENHLFRIVQELLSNSLRHAKAQIIECHLYEKDRNIYLRFSDDGVGFDTDKELLQNGGYGLKNIQERVAQLGGSTNIISFENQGTLIQIVIPRKMEGIYD, from the coding sequence ATGAGAGGACGTCGGTTTTTAACAATATTTATCGTTTTATGGTTGTCACTTTTGACGGTATCTCTTGGAACCTATATCTTTTTGATTTTGGCACCTAATACCATGAATGTCGACGGGTCATATCTTGAATTTGCCCGTTTAGTCCTACCATTTATGTATTTATTGGTCATTGATATAGTCATCTCATTGATTGCAACCTTAATCCTGTATTTCTTTTTATACAAGGACGAAAATAAATTAACGGCTAAGCTAACTGCCTTGGCTGCCAGAAAATATGATTCACCCATTTTTCAAGAGACAGAAATGGGCGTTTATGCTGGCCAGCAAATAGGTGAGAAAATTGAACGGTTGCGGGCCATGTTACAGAACATGGAAATGGCCTTGCAGGCAAAAACGGTGGCGGATGAAGCGAACTCAGAGATGAACAGAAACCAACTAGTCAAAGAGGAACGACAACGGATTGCGCGTGAATTGCATGATTCAGTCAGCCAGCAATTGTTTGCCATGACCATGATTTTGTCAGCTATCCAAGAGCAGGCGGACAATATGGACCCTGTCAACCGGCAATTGATCGATAAGGTGGCGGATATGGTGGACCAGGCTCAAGCTGAAATGCGGTCCTTATTACTCCATCTACGGCCAATTTCCTTGACCAATCAAAGTTTGGCAGAGGGAATTGAACAGCTCTTTAGGGAGTTAGAAACGAAGGTTAAGATTAATTTTGAAGCCACTGTGACGGACGTTCAATTGCTGCCCGAAGTGGAGAACCACCTATTCCGAATTGTGCAGGAATTATTATCCAATTCCCTGCGACATGCTAAGGCACAAATTATCGAATGCCATCTGTATGAGAAAGACCGAAATATTTATCTGCGATTTTCAGATGATGGCGTGGGCTTTGATACCGACAAGGAATTACTGCAGAACGGTGGGTACGGATTGAAAAATATCCAAGAGCGCGTGGCCCAGCTAGGTGGTTCGACCAACATTATTTCATTTGAAAACCAGGGCACATTGATCCAAATCGTAATACCAAGAAAAATGGAGGGCATATATGATTAA
- the liaF gene encoding cell wall-active antibiotics response protein LiaF translates to MRNLWMILACFAGLIVFTGLLVRPENLISIVVGCGLLAVSNRVKIKMNTKKQQQSWLNLILVAIGCFLIFIGIVTLPYVSSILLALMIVGLVYYAIVKDKSDNVKHDLTLRQTKIVDAEDGVFKDQEKEAFLEFDHLFNNGPYKEEVYAWEDVEMYHLYANTFIDFGSTIVPIGTNVVVINQLVGQTKLVVPEGVGLELHANCFRTEVNWNGEKVALNNERKTFESASYQQSNRKIYLQISQGWGTVEVVFL, encoded by the coding sequence ATGAGAAATCTATGGATGATTTTAGCTTGTTTTGCCGGATTGATTGTTTTTACAGGTTTATTGGTTAGACCAGAAAATTTGATTTCCATTGTTGTCGGTTGCGGACTTTTAGCCGTATCTAACCGGGTAAAAATAAAAATGAATACAAAGAAACAGCAGCAAAGTTGGCTGAACTTGATACTAGTTGCCATTGGTTGTTTTCTAATTTTTATTGGGATTGTGACCTTGCCTTATGTTTCAAGTATTTTATTGGCGCTAATGATTGTTGGTTTGGTTTATTATGCGATTGTGAAAGATAAATCTGATAACGTAAAACATGACCTAACCTTGCGACAAACAAAAATTGTGGATGCAGAAGATGGTGTTTTTAAGGATCAAGAAAAGGAAGCCTTCTTAGAATTTGACCATTTATTTAATAATGGTCCTTACAAGGAAGAAGTATATGCCTGGGAAGATGTGGAGATGTACCATCTCTATGCCAATACCTTTATTGATTTCGGGTCAACGATTGTGCCTATAGGGACCAATGTGGTCGTGATTAATCAATTGGTTGGGCAAACTAAACTTGTGGTGCCTGAAGGGGTGGGTCTTGAACTACACGCCAATTGTTTTCGGACGGAAGTTAATTGGAACGGGGAAAAAGTGGCCCTAAACAATGAGCGTAAAACCTTTGAAAGTGCGTCTTATCAGCAAAGTAACCGGAAAATTTACCTACAAATTTCTCAAGGTTGGGGAACAGTTGAGGTGGTCTTCTTATGA
- the udk gene encoding uridine kinase, with product MRKPIIIGVTGGTGSGKTTVTRKIIEEFGDVSLAYIPQDAYYKDQSHLTMDERVLTNYDHPFAFDNDLLSEHIRQLLDGQAVQMPVYDFTQHNRAEETIRVEPKEVIIIEGILIFSDKELRDLMDIKVFVDTDDDIRIIRRIKRDMAERGRSLDSIIDMYTSIVKPMHEQFIEPTKKFADIIIPEGGSNNVAIDLMTTKIRSIIPNDLKID from the coding sequence ATGCGTAAGCCAATCATCATTGGTGTAACAGGGGGTACTGGTTCTGGTAAGACTACTGTAACCCGTAAAATTATTGAAGAATTTGGAGATGTAAGTTTAGCTTATATTCCACAAGATGCTTATTATAAAGATCAAAGTCATTTAACAATGGATGAACGTGTGTTAACTAACTACGACCACCCATTTGCATTTGACAATGACTTACTTAGCGAGCATATTAGACAATTATTGGATGGACAAGCTGTCCAAATGCCGGTTTATGATTTCACTCAACACAATCGTGCAGAAGAAACGATTCGTGTAGAACCAAAAGAAGTTATTATTATTGAAGGTATCTTAATCTTCTCTGATAAAGAGCTTCGTGATTTGATGGATATTAAAGTCTTTGTAGATACAGATGACGACATTCGTATCATCCGTCGTATTAAACGTGATATGGCTGAACGTGGCCGTTCTTTAGATTCAATTATCGACATGTACACATCGATTGTTAAACCGATGCATGAGCAATTTATTGAACCTACAAAAAAATTCGCGGATATTATCATCCCTGAAGGTGGATCAAATAATGTTGCAATCGATTTGATGACGACAAAAATCCGTTCAATCATTCCAAATGATTTAAAAATTGATTAA
- the mltG gene encoding endolytic transglycosylase MltG, with product MSKKAREDFYKKQKDLDRKAESTASKIAKWFLVVAAALIVVVGLSLTFMIFTGGIGSSDETVEVTIPEGSTTADIASILDDEGIIFNDFLFTTYLRFFGNDAIEAGTYTLHKNIGYTDANNELQQGATAQVDSVAIPEGSSLEAISQIIADALGIEQEDALAQMTDDGLFDELLATYPELLTNVSENDDVRYKLEGYLYPATYELSSTVTVADIVTMMVGEMENVRQTHTAEIEASGFTFHEFLTLASLVEAEASSLEDRELIAGVFMNRLEIDMPIQSDISVLYANNTHSAYVTNEDAAVDSPYNLYINTGFGPGPFNNPGIEAIEASMNPTESDYLFFVADLTTGEVYYSETYEEHDALVEQYVSEENADL from the coding sequence ATGTCTAAGAAAGCACGCGAAGATTTTTACAAAAAGCAAAAAGATCTTGATCGTAAAGCAGAATCTACTGCTTCGAAAATAGCTAAATGGTTTTTAGTGGTTGCAGCAGCACTTATTGTGGTTGTTGGTTTATCCCTAACGTTTATGATTTTTACAGGAGGTATCGGTAGCTCGGACGAAACAGTCGAGGTTACCATACCAGAAGGGTCGACAACAGCCGATATTGCAAGCATCTTGGATGATGAAGGCATTATCTTTAACGATTTCCTTTTTACAACTTATTTAAGATTCTTTGGGAATGACGCGATTGAAGCGGGTACTTACACCTTACACAAGAATATAGGCTATACAGATGCTAATAACGAGCTACAACAAGGGGCTACAGCTCAAGTTGACTCAGTGGCTATTCCTGAAGGTTCATCGCTAGAGGCTATTTCGCAAATTATTGCAGACGCACTTGGCATTGAACAAGAAGATGCGTTAGCACAAATGACGGATGACGGTTTATTCGATGAATTATTGGCGACATACCCAGAATTATTGACTAACGTATCTGAAAATGACGACGTGCGCTACAAGTTGGAAGGCTACTTATACCCAGCAACTTATGAGTTGTCATCAACTGTAACGGTTGCAGACATCGTGACTATGATGGTTGGGGAAATGGAAAATGTTCGTCAAACCCACACTGCTGAAATTGAAGCGTCTGGTTTCACCTTCCATGAATTCTTAACCTTAGCTTCATTGGTTGAAGCAGAGGCATCTTCACTAGAAGACCGTGAATTGATCGCTGGTGTATTCATGAACCGTTTAGAAATCGATATGCCAATTCAATCAGATATTTCAGTTTTATATGCGAACAATACGCATTCAGCTTATGTAACTAACGAGGATGCAGCAGTTGATTCACCGTATAACTTGTACATCAATACTGGTTTTGGACCGGGACCATTTAACAACCCTGGTATCGAAGCTATCGAAGCTTCTATGAATCCAACAGAATCTGACTACCTATTCTTTGTGGCCGATTTAACAACCGGTGAAGTATATTATTCAGAAACATACGAAGAGCATGATGCTTTAGTTGAACAATATGTATCTGAAGAGAATGCCGACCTATAA
- a CDS encoding RrF2 family transcriptional regulator — MKMKSGVEQALCIMIMLATQADHRPIKSTIFSRRLEVSDSYLKKIMRSLVVSGLVHSIAGKDGGFVLKKSPKDMTMLHIYEAIEGKESFVRPTNLAEKVFLHADKIKNKKREVLDVFSDAEQLFKQRLQKYTLESLLMAGTNEVNVVDWESIVTSNEKE, encoded by the coding sequence ATGAAGATGAAAAGTGGGGTTGAACAAGCCCTTTGTATAATGATTATGCTGGCAACCCAGGCCGATCACCGTCCCATAAAAAGCACAATTTTCAGTCGGCGTCTTGAGGTGTCTGATTCATACCTGAAAAAAATCATGCGTTCTTTGGTGGTTTCAGGTTTGGTGCATTCTATAGCTGGTAAGGATGGCGGTTTTGTATTAAAGAAATCACCTAAAGATATGACGATGTTACATATTTATGAAGCGATTGAGGGCAAAGAAAGTTTTGTTCGACCAACAAATCTAGCAGAAAAAGTATTTTTACATGCTGATAAAATTAAGAATAAAAAACGCGAAGTATTAGATGTATTTTCTGATGCTGAGCAATTATTTAAACAACGATTACAAAAATATACACTTGAATCATTATTAATGGCAGGCACTAATGAAGTGAATGTTGTAGATTGGGAATCAATTGTTACTTCTAACGAAAAAGAATAA
- the greA gene encoding transcription elongation factor GreA: MAEEVYPMTQEGLEKIQQDLDELKIVKRKEIVERIKIARSYGDLSENSEYEAAKDEQAFVEGQIQKLEKMVRYAKIIDPNEIDEGIVSLGRKVTFIELPDGDEEVYSIVGRAEADPLDGKISNESPIAQALIGKGVNDEVTIETPGGDMVVKITSVDAI; the protein is encoded by the coding sequence ATGGCAGAAGAAGTATACCCAATGACCCAAGAAGGTCTTGAGAAAATTCAACAAGATTTAGACGAGTTAAAAATTGTAAAACGCAAAGAAATTGTAGAACGAATCAAAATCGCACGTTCATACGGAGATTTATCAGAAAACTCTGAATATGAAGCGGCTAAGGATGAACAAGCTTTCGTTGAAGGGCAAATTCAAAAATTAGAAAAAATGGTTCGTTACGCTAAAATTATCGATCCAAATGAAATCGATGAAGGTATCGTTTCATTAGGTCGTAAAGTAACTTTTATTGAGTTACCAGATGGCGACGAAGAAGTTTACTCAATTGTTGGTCGTGCAGAAGCAGATCCATTAGATGGTAAAATTTCTAATGAATCACCGATTGCACAAGCATTAATTGGTAAAGGTGTGAATGATGAAGTAACGATCGAAACACCAGGCGGCGACATGGTTGTTAAAATCACAAGCGTTGACGCAATCTAA